A stretch of the Candidatus Jettenia sp. AMX2 genome encodes the following:
- the bfr gene encoding bacterioferritin encodes MQGNAQVIEALNEILISELTAINQYFLHAKMCDNWGYEQLYEDTEKRALAEMRHAEKLMERILFLEGRPTVSKLDKITIGKIVNEQINNDYALEISAIQRLQKSIKLCIDTNDAGSRELLEHILVDEEGHADDLESYIQQIKDTGIENFLAVHIHKTEKS; translated from the coding sequence ATGCAAGGAAATGCACAAGTTATAGAAGCATTAAACGAAATACTTATATCGGAACTGACTGCTATTAACCAATATTTTTTACATGCTAAAATGTGCGATAACTGGGGATACGAACAGTTGTATGAAGATACTGAAAAGAGGGCATTGGCCGAAATGAGGCATGCTGAAAAATTAATGGAGCGTATTCTCTTTTTAGAAGGCCGCCCAACGGTAAGCAAGCTTGACAAGATTACCATTGGAAAGATTGTTAATGAACAGATTAACAATGACTATGCACTGGAAATATCAGCCATCCAAAGGCTTCAAAAGTCCATTAAGCTTTGCATAGATACAAATGATGCCGGTTCACGGGAATTACTTGAACATATCCTTGTGGATGAAGAAGGCCATGCCGATGATTTGGAGTCATACATCCAGCAGATTAAAGACACAGGAATAGAAAATTTTCTGGCCGTACATATCCATAAAACTGAAAAATCATAA
- a CDS encoding aspartate kinase, translating into MGLIVQKFGGTSVANAERIKAVAKRITEAYKAGNKIIVVVSARGQTTDELVDLAYEITDNPSKREMDMLMATGEQISIALVAMAIHALGYPAVSFTGGQVGIITDSYHTKARIRNINPSRIQKELDNGTIVIVAGFQGIDANDNITTLGRGGSDTTAVALAAIMKADRCDIFTDVDGIYTADPRKVPLARKLGRVSYDEILELASLGAQIMHSRSIEFAKKYNVPLAVRSSFNDSDGTLICKEVKEMEDIVVSGVTVSKDDAKITIRAVPDIPGQAARIFHEIARKNINVDMIIQNASIEGRADVTFTVPRSDLRLALDTAEKIKKELHAGEVLYDSKIAKLSVVGIGMRSHCGVAEKMFSVLADEKINIQMISTSEIKISCVIDDVHADRALRAVHTAFGLDKVEKEEVVKV; encoded by the coding sequence ATGGGACTGATTGTACAGAAATTCGGAGGTACTTCTGTCGCTAATGCCGAACGCATTAAGGCTGTTGCGAAACGGATTACCGAGGCATATAAAGCCGGGAATAAGATTATTGTTGTAGTTTCTGCAAGGGGTCAGACAACGGATGAGCTGGTGGATCTTGCTTATGAGATAACGGATAATCCTTCAAAACGTGAAATGGATATGCTTATGGCAACCGGGGAGCAGATATCTATTGCCCTGGTAGCTATGGCAATCCATGCTCTCGGATATCCGGCAGTCTCCTTTACCGGCGGACAGGTTGGTATTATTACTGATAGTTATCATACCAAGGCACGAATAAGAAATATTAATCCGAGCCGCATTCAAAAAGAGCTGGACAACGGTACAATCGTTATTGTTGCAGGATTTCAGGGCATTGATGCAAATGATAACATTACTACGCTGGGGCGCGGAGGTTCGGATACAACGGCCGTGGCTCTGGCTGCTATTATGAAGGCAGACAGATGTGATATCTTCACTGATGTAGATGGAATCTATACTGCAGATCCAAGGAAGGTTCCTCTTGCAAGAAAACTCGGCAGGGTATCGTACGATGAGATACTTGAATTGGCAAGTTTAGGTGCACAGATAATGCATTCCCGTTCAATTGAATTTGCAAAAAAATATAATGTTCCGTTAGCCGTCCGGTCTAGCTTTAATGACAGCGACGGGACTTTGATTTGTAAGGAGGTTAAAGAGATGGAAGACATTGTTGTCAGTGGTGTTACGGTAAGCAAAGATGATGCAAAGATTACCATCCGGGCTGTGCCGGATATTCCCGGCCAGGCCGCCAGGATATTCCATGAGATCGCAAGGAAGAATATTAATGTTGATATGATTATCCAGAATGCCAGCATAGAGGGCCGGGCGGATGTAACTTTTACCGTACCGAGGAGCGACCTCCGGCTCGCCCTGGACACAGCCGAGAAAATCAAGAAGGAACTCCATGCCGGGGAAGTTTTGTATGATAGTAAAATCGCAAAACTTTCTGTTGTAGGAATCGGTATGCGAAGTCACTGCGGTGTAGCTGAAAAAATGTTCAGCGTATTAGCTGACGAAAAAATTAATATCCAGATGATCAGTACCTCGGAGATTAAGATCTCCTGCGTGATTGATGACGTCCATGCAGACCGTGCCTTACGGGCAGTCCATACGGCCTTTGGACTCGATAAGGTAGAGAAAGAAGAGGTTGTTAAGGTATAG
- a CDS encoding type II toxin-antitoxin system HicB family antitoxin, with translation MKNEYTAVIKRKDDWGVGWIEEVPGVNCQEKTYEELKETLEVTLKEALAFNRQDALSASFFDYISIPFLFTIAEITKRQKAR, from the coding sequence ATGAAGAACGAATATACGGCCGTTATAAAACGGAAAGATGATTGGGGGGTTGGATGGATAGAGGAAGTCCCAGGGGTCAATTGTCAGGAAAAAACATACGAAGAATTAAAAGAAACATTGGAAGTAACGTTAAAGGAAGCGTTGGCATTTAACCGTCAGGATGCACTATCTGCAAGTTTTTTTGATTACATTAGTATTCCATTTCTATTTACTATAGCTGAAATTACTAAAAGGCAAAAAGCGCGCTAA
- a CDS encoding calcium/sodium antiporter, whose translation MTILFLVMGLAVLIAGAEALVRGASRLAVSIGISPLVVGLTVVAFGTSAPELAISIKSSLSGHTDIAVGNVIGSNIFNVLFILGLSALIVPLSVSQQLVRLDVPLMITISVFVLLLGYDGTLSRIDGCLLFSGLIAYLVFLIFQSRKEEKQVQDEYAQEYGVSSGMTVRRLLVNLVLVLGGFGLLILGSRWLVDSATTIAQYFGISELIIGLTIIAAGTSLPEVVTSVVASIKGERDIAVGNVIGSNIFNILSVLGLSAITAPDGLGVSQAVLQLEIPIMIAVAFACMPIFFSGYVIARWEGALFLGYYLVYMLYLILIATQHAFLTFFSTIMLYFVIPVTVITLLIVTVRTIQKRKDVKSL comes from the coding sequence ATGACAATTCTCTTTTTAGTTATGGGGCTTGCGGTCCTTATTGCGGGCGCAGAGGCATTAGTCAGAGGTGCTTCACGTCTTGCCGTATCAATTGGGATTTCTCCTTTGGTCGTAGGCCTTACCGTTGTGGCGTTTGGCACTAGCGCACCTGAGCTTGCGATAAGTATCAAGTCTTCGCTTTCAGGTCATACCGACATTGCCGTTGGTAACGTAATTGGAAGCAATATCTTTAATGTGCTGTTTATCCTTGGTTTGTCGGCACTCATTGTGCCACTTAGCGTTTCGCAACAGCTTGTACGCCTCGATGTGCCGTTGATGATCACCATCTCTGTCTTTGTCCTGCTCCTCGGTTACGACGGAACATTGAGCCGGATTGATGGATGCCTTCTGTTCTCAGGACTCATTGCTTATCTTGTGTTCCTGATCTTTCAGAGCCGGAAAGAAGAAAAGCAGGTGCAGGACGAATACGCTCAGGAGTACGGGGTAAGTAGCGGGATGACGGTAAGGCGATTGTTGGTGAACCTAGTGCTGGTGCTAGGTGGTTTTGGATTGCTCATTCTTGGATCGAGATGGCTCGTTGACAGCGCAACTACGATCGCACAGTATTTTGGCATAAGCGAATTAATCATTGGATTGACGATTATTGCTGCAGGTACCTCCTTGCCTGAAGTTGTGACATCCGTTGTCGCAAGTATAAAGGGGGAGCGTGACATTGCTGTTGGCAATGTTATTGGCAGCAATATCTTTAATATCCTGAGTGTGCTTGGTCTCTCGGCCATTACTGCACCCGATGGACTTGGGGTCTCTCAAGCCGTTCTCCAGTTAGAGATACCTATCATGATTGCAGTTGCATTTGCTTGCATGCCCATTTTTTTCTCAGGTTATGTTATTGCCCGTTGGGAAGGAGCCTTGTTCCTGGGATACTATCTGGTTTATATGCTCTACCTCATATTAATTGCTACGCAGCATGCGTTTTTGACTTTTTTCAGTACGATTATGCTGTACTTTGTAATCCCCGTAACGGTGATTACCTTACTAATTGTAACGGTTCGAACGATACAGAAAAGAAAAGACGTCAAATCTTTATGA
- a CDS encoding UbiD family decarboxylase, whose protein sequence is MHKSMLECINDLERAGYLLRIREEVDPFLEMAAIHRQVHREKGPVVYYENIKGSRFPAVSNIFGTMERMEFLFRKSLKPLQLLLDAWSNPLPLLRQPGKWLTLSGTAFHSLPRYIRSGLPLATRLSEVRAGMNPRWKKKIPVLECECCIQDLPQVHSWPLDGGGFITFPQVCSLPPAEKPNILQSNLGMYRVQMSGNEYVPGREVGLHYQIHRGIGIHHTQAIESGKDLKVSIFVGGPPAHTVAAMMPLPEGMSELTFAGMLAARSFRYTLIDGWVISADADFCILGTVGSDTKPEGPFGDHLGYHSLKHPYPYLKVEKVFHRKDAVWPFTVVGRPPQEDSMFGKFVHRLTGNLLPAQVKGVREVHAVDAAGVHSLLLAIGSERYVPYARREPREILTQANALLGFNQISLTKYLFICASEDNPELVTSDVSLYLQHILQRVDWQENLYFQTNTTMDTLDYTGHDLHKGSKLVIAVAGESRRVLCSKIPEGFILPDGYCKPRLILPGIVVVEAPSYTLREGGLRYGLREDRSAEVEEFCTVMDRLNPGLFTQKGLAWIILVDDSDFCAKELNNFLWVCFLRSNPSEDTYGIQAFYKAKHWGCRESLVTDARRKPHHTTPMEEDPEVERKAAEKWKTTS, encoded by the coding sequence ATGCATAAATCCATGCTGGAATGTATTAATGACCTGGAACGGGCCGGTTATCTGCTGAGAATCCGGGAGGAAGTAGATCCGTTCCTGGAAATGGCCGCCATACACCGGCAGGTACACCGGGAAAAAGGTCCGGTCGTCTATTATGAGAATATTAAAGGTTCTCGTTTCCCGGCAGTCTCCAATATTTTTGGAACTATGGAGCGGATGGAGTTTCTTTTCCGGAAATCGTTAAAACCTTTGCAACTGTTACTGGATGCATGGAGCAACCCGCTCCCGCTTCTTCGTCAACCCGGGAAATGGCTTACTCTTTCCGGAACCGCCTTTCATTCTCTGCCACGATATATACGTTCCGGTCTCCCCTTGGCAACTCGCCTGAGTGAGGTGAGGGCAGGCATGAACCCCAGATGGAAAAAGAAGATACCTGTATTGGAATGCGAATGCTGCATTCAGGACCTCCCCCAGGTACATTCCTGGCCACTGGATGGAGGGGGTTTTATTACCTTTCCACAAGTGTGTTCCCTGCCTCCTGCGGAGAAACCGAACATTTTGCAATCCAATCTGGGCATGTACCGGGTGCAAATGTCAGGCAATGAATATGTTCCCGGTCGGGAAGTGGGTTTGCACTACCAGATACACAGAGGGATCGGAATTCATCATACCCAGGCAATAGAATCAGGGAAGGATCTTAAAGTCAGTATCTTTGTGGGTGGACCACCAGCCCATACTGTTGCAGCTATGATGCCTTTGCCGGAAGGTATGAGCGAACTTACCTTTGCCGGCATGCTTGCCGCAAGGTCTTTCCGGTATACGTTAATTGATGGCTGGGTCATTTCTGCAGATGCGGATTTTTGTATTTTGGGAACCGTGGGGTCTGATACAAAACCGGAAGGCCCCTTTGGCGATCATCTGGGATATCACTCCCTGAAACATCCGTATCCTTATCTGAAGGTCGAGAAAGTCTTTCACCGCAAAGATGCGGTCTGGCCTTTTACTGTGGTGGGAAGGCCACCCCAGGAAGACAGTATGTTTGGTAAATTTGTTCACCGGTTGACCGGGAATCTCCTTCCTGCCCAGGTGAAAGGTGTTCGCGAAGTACATGCAGTGGATGCTGCCGGAGTACACAGTCTTCTGCTGGCGATAGGTTCAGAGCGCTATGTCCCTTACGCCAGAAGAGAACCTCGGGAAATTCTGACTCAGGCCAATGCACTTCTTGGCTTCAATCAAATCTCTTTAACAAAATACTTGTTCATCTGTGCCAGCGAAGATAACCCGGAGCTGGTCACTTCGGATGTCAGCTTATATCTGCAGCACATCCTTCAACGGGTGGATTGGCAGGAAAACCTTTATTTTCAAACCAATACAACAATGGACACCCTGGATTATACCGGTCACGACCTCCATAAAGGGTCAAAACTTGTCATTGCCGTTGCGGGTGAAAGCCGCAGGGTGCTTTGCAGCAAGATTCCGGAAGGATTTATCCTTCCGGATGGTTATTGCAAACCCAGGTTGATCCTTCCCGGTATAGTTGTTGTTGAAGCTCCTTCCTACACTCTCCGGGAAGGGGGCTTACGATATGGTCTCAGGGAAGACCGGTCGGCAGAAGTGGAAGAATTTTGTACCGTGATGGACAGGTTAAACCCCGGCCTGTTTACCCAGAAAGGGCTTGCCTGGATCATTTTGGTTGATGATAGCGATTTCTGCGCAAAGGAACTGAATAACTTCCTTTGGGTTTGTTTCCTGCGCTCCAATCCCAGTGAAGACACTTATGGTATTCAGGCATTTTATAAAGCCAAACATTGGGGTTGCAGGGAATCTTTGGTCACGGATGCCAGGCGGAAACCGCACCATACAACACCTATGGAAGAGGATCCGGAGGTAGAGAGGAAAGC